DNA from Bordetella genomosp. 13:
GGACAGCCACAGCACCACGCGGCATACGGCGCAGACGACCCACTCCAGCCACCCATGTCGTTCAGCTTGCATCGTTGTCTCCTGCCTGGTTCACGGCCCGCCGCGGCCGCGCGAACGCGGAACGGGACGGGCCTGCCATGCGGTCATTTGCCGCGGGCGGCCGCCAGCACCTTCTTCACATAGGGGCCGATGGGACCGGACAGCCACTTCTGGTCCACCGACGCCGTCGCCTTGGCGAATGCCGAGGTGTCGGGCGTGGTCACTTGCACGCCCTTGGCCTTCAGTTCGGCCAGCAGCTTGGCGTCGGCGTCGCGTGACAGCTGGCGCTGCAGGGCGGAGGCTTCATCGGCTGCCGCCTGTACCGCCTTGCGATCCGCCTCGCCCAGGCGATCCCAGGTGCGCTTGCTCATCAGGAAGGGCGTCATTTGGAACTGGTGGTTCGTCATCGCCAGGTATTTCTGCACTTCGTACAGCTTGCTGGCGTAGAAGTTGACCAGCGGGTTCTCCTGGCCGTCGACCACGCCTTGCTGAAGCGCGACGTACAGTTCCGCGAACTTGATCTGCTGCGACTCGGCGCCCAGCGCGGTCATGATGTCGACCAGCGTCGCGTCCGGCGGCACCCGCATCTTCAGGCCCTTCATGTCTTCTACGCGGTTGATGGGATGCTTGCTATTGGTCATCTGGCGGATGCCGTTGTCCCAGGTGCCCAGCAGTATCAGCCCCTTGTCGGCCGATTTGTCGGCCAACTCGCGGCCCAGCGGACCGTCCAGCAGCTTGAAGGCTTCGGCGGGAGTGGTGAACAGGAACGGCATGCCAAAGGCCGCATACTCAGGCACGGCGGCCGCCACGGGCCCCTGGGAATTGGCGCTGAGGTCGAGCGCGCCCGTGCGCAGCGCGGTCACCATCGCCGCGTCGTCGCCCAGTTGCGCGGCGGGCGCCACCTGCACTTCGATGCGGCCGCCGGTCTTGGCCTTGAGCAC
Protein-coding regions in this window:
- a CDS encoding TRAP transporter substrate-binding protein, producing the protein MKSLYILRAACAFAALALLPLSGHAQNMKLTLGHGAAVGNSRHEAAVKFAEVLKAKTGGRIEVQVAPAAQLGDDAAMVTALRTGALDLSANSQGPVAAAVPEYAAFGMPFLFTTPAEAFKLLDGPLGRELADKSADKGLILLGTWDNGIRQMTNSKHPINRVEDMKGLKMRVPPDATLVDIMTALGAESQQIKFAELYVALQQGVVDGQENPLVNFYASKLYEVQKYLAMTNHQFQMTPFLMSKRTWDRLGEADRKAVQAAADEASALQRQLSRDADAKLLAELKAKGVQVTTPDTSAFAKATASVDQKWLSGPIGPYVKKVLAAARGK